From the Centropristis striata isolate RG_2023a ecotype Rhode Island chromosome 5, C.striata_1.0, whole genome shotgun sequence genome, the window GCCAGAGAGTACATCAAATATCTTTTCATAGTAatctaaaaattgtgtattctttttatttttaaccagggCTAAGGATTTATAAAGTGAATTAAATTCAACCAAAAAATGAGGAAAGGTTGGCTTGGAGGCTGAAAATTTTTGCTtatgaataaagtattttcccagtaaaatgaaaaaattcacTAAATACTGAAGACACTTGTTCTTCTTATTTTCATAATAACATATAACATCTTTTAGGGAAAAACAGTATGACATGTTAACATGGGTGAAGACATGAGAACACAAGTCCGACCAAAATTGCATTCAAAAAACAGATGGTTCAAAGTTTCATCAGCATgcccacaaaacacacaagagcTGTCCACATCCatgaattttaaaatgaaagagTTAACAGGATATATTTTGTGAATGTTTGAGTAGTACTTAAATAGTGGAGTAGCCCCGTGACGTCAGATTGTGTAACtgttattaataaaacatgagcCAGTGATACCAGTTGACCGTCACAGAGTTTATAATGACGTCAGGGAGTTGGACACCAACGTCACCACCGGCGGCCATCGTTTAAGAAGTTGGTGTAAAATTACCGGTAAGTTGAAGAGCCAAGAGTAAAGCCCATATAAAGTTGAATAATAATGCTGCTTATTTAGCCCTTATAAACTGGACGacttattatttcactattatAAATATTTGTAGTTATCAGCCGTTTTTGGGTGAGGATACTTTAGCTAACGCTAGATTTTTCACGTTAGCGAATACCAACGTCTTTTCAAATCTAACGTCACgttgctagcgttagcttaaaTGCTCCGAGCTAGCTTTCcggtgtcgtgccaaaaagtgattgcctgccagaatctgatttctggccgcgggagcgcgcacggcagcccgttgagcggtcagatctttacattatgaagttcatgaatgagatcaagtcatatttaggcagaaataacctctcagtaactatactatgccttcaatcagtttttgcgaggtgaaaactgaaatagacgtgtctatcacgtagttgccatgtctgatttcgctacaaactacacttcttttggccacagttgtaataattacgcaacaacaaacgttaaattttcgaagccacatgcctttgctataattacattataatacagttgtgtgtatctgcatattaagaccgtttaatccagagaaaagcagacgtgTTTACGCTACCGCTAGACGGGCTgccgtgcgcgctcccgcggccagaaatcagattctggcaggctatcactttttggcacgacaccgGTACGGACAATTTGTCCAAGACTTACAGCTTGGAGTTGCGCACGAATTGTGTAATgtcagtcatttttgtgttcgATTATTATGGCGAACTTTGACAACAATTTCGTTCATTTTAATAACCATCATGTTAATATCCTGGACAAGTAAACTTCCCAGTTCCCAGAGCAGATGACAGGTAGTTGAAGTTGCTTAACAtggtcaccctgttaaaataatcgcctaataatcattttttcaagttttgcaggaaacacagaaaactTCACCAACattgtaacatatgacatttattgatcatttcactcaaaaaggatgtaacaaagtaaaaaaaaatgtaaattttgtaacttaagagaaataaatgactttttttaacatgcctttgtgacttaaacaagatatggtaacactttattttgaaagtgtctacatacataaataaaagtcacacaagcctgtcagaaacgtgacatgacaagtatcatgagcattaatgttacttcaaagtgtcattaatgttcatgacacatcccatgtcatgtttatgacacgctcatgttactcttatgtagacaccttggtgtaaagtgttaccaatattcgtgtcaacaataaaacactgataaactaaactgataactaaaaaatatccctctagctcttctttgctgggttcttatctgatgcctatgaatgtggcaaattgtcaaagaagtgatgatcttaaaggggtaaaatcatgatctgatcaactgaggatggaggtgattttaccataggtggccggcatcatgagatgatttaggcaaaaaacaagacaattttgacaaaaaatgacttaggcaattattttaacagtgtgacaacaTGTAATGTTGCTAACATTATAGCCTGTTCTGGTTTAAATATAGGACAAGTAATATTTTCCTGATCTCCGTCCCATTTCTAGTGTAAGGGATGTCATCCTTTCCATCAGCTCATAAAACCCTCCATGTGTCGCCTTCATCCAGAGATCACACCTGTGACCCTGTTGGGCTCATTCTGAGCCAAGGTAGATGTTTGACACATGACCATGGGCAAATTTTGGGACCTGAATTTGGTCTGATGGAGATGTCAGAGGTTGAATATACACACCTTCAGCACTTTATCCAGGCACACATGGAGGCAAATGTTACTCCGCCAGATGCCAGATCTCACCCTGCTATGGGAATGGTTAAAGACCCAACTGGATCCACAGTGATGTCACCCCTCATGGTCTCTCAAGCAATTGACCTGTCAGTTTCAACTGATGAACACTGTCAGGTGATGCAAGGAGAAAAGACACCAGCTTCTTTTGGAGAGGTCCCAGGTTTTGTGCTAGCCAGAATCAGAGGTGAAGACAGTCCGATTGAACCATGCACCAACACCAGCACATCTTCACAGAATCGATCCAGATCAGCTGCTAGAGTTTGTTTGGAGAAAAGGTTTAACACCATGTGTGCTGACATCCCAAAACAGCAGGATAATAACTCTGCAGTTCCCGGCAAGTAGGTTTCACTAATATAGTGTATTGCTATTGGTAAATATAGTTGATGAGATATGAGAATTTATGATCTAAAGTGCAATAtctattttgttgtgtttcagtTTTTTGATCACAGTTCAGCAGTCTGCAGGGACTCAAGAGGCATTCTTACACCCTCAAATGCATAAGTGGATAAAAACTGACAGAACAAATCCTTTTGAGGTTTCCAGCCAATTTGTAGGGGATGGAATTAACACAGTCCTCAATATGTGTGAACAAGTatgatgaacatttaaaaaaatgcactttcAGCTTAATAGGGGCCACGGACAGAATTCATTGTTGAatacccttttttttcttcccgtTTTGGCATCAGGTGACGGGCCATATTCCTTACATGGTTGAACCTAAAAGGCCTCAGGGTTTGATCATCCCCAAGAGATTATCATTTAATTTCCGCCCAGAGGTGATTGTTCCGACAGCTCAATATACAAATGGCAGCAACTCAACAGAGGAGCAGCAGTTGGTGAACAGAACAGAAAGTAATGAGTACTCTAAACCTAATGTTCAAAAGTtagacttttttgttgttgtttgtgtcttaAAAACCCATATTTTTCATAGATGGTGTGGCGGCCCCTGTTGCCCTCAGAAAGCATAGTAGTACCCACACCCTTCATCCCAACAAGGCTGCTTCAGCTGCCCCAGACTCTGCTGGAGAATCAGGGAACAGAAACCGGAAAAGAGCTCGAACTCAAATGACAATCTTCCAGCGCAGGGAGAAACACAATAGCAAGGAAAGGGAGCGCAGGTAAGCAGCCATTACCAACAGCTGAAGGTGCCtctgcaccaaggttattatagttaacgaaataacgaaaagctagaattgaaaaaacattttcgttaactgaaataaaaataaaaactagagtttttaaaaaaacgataactaactgaaactgtattgtgtggttacaaaactaacaaaaattatagtgaaaatgtccttagttttcgtttttgtcaacttttttcattcataattcagtgtttctatttgaacatgcaacacatggtaaatatgtttactgagacttagatgtctacactccaaccaaaattctaaacagttaataaccttattggggctgagatgataaaccaaaggaaataaaggcaaaatttattatgaccactttgaatctcgcacccaacacatagcccattacaaaaaaactaaaactaataaaaactaaactaaaactaagcattttcaaaaaaataaaaactaaactaaaactagaaaactcactcttaaaactgactaaaactaactgaatttgaaaacaaaaattcacaacgaaattaaaactaaaactaatgaaaaatccaaaactattataaccttgctctgcACCCTCCACAATTTGTGACGGGGGCGTCATAAAATTTAAGCTAAAAAGTTTgttgaaaagttaaaaaaaaaaagatctcatGTGATAGTAAATCAATTATGTAAGGAATGGCTGAGTGGTGGAGGGAGAACACATGGTTGATGGAATGATCTTTACccatattatgttttatttgtaagaATAAGAATTTAGGATCTAAAGAGCAGGGAGGCAGGCCAGTCAAGTTTTAGAGAGACACTGGTTGTAAACATTTGTATTGTCTTTGCTTCTGCACAGGAAGAAGATCCGTTTGTACTGTGATGAGCTGAACATGCTGGTGCCATTCTGTGAGTTGGAAACAGACAAAGTCACCACCCTGCAGTGGACAACTGCCTTCCTCAGATACATCAATGAAACATATGGAGACACCTTCAGAGAGGTAGGTTTGTCTTGAGTTCAAACATTGATATAAAGCAGTTTGGCGTGATCATTCTGCAACAATTATTTAAGATTTGAAACCTGAGGCTGCACGATAAGAGCTTAATAACAATCCTTCCTGCTGCCTGAGTAGTAAGTAAtgtacacagcaaaaactggagTGTTGAATCAACTCCCACAGAGTcaattttaacactttttgaGGGTTTATATAGCTCCACACTCTACAgagttaaattaacattttcaaaatagttaattatttaacactGTGCCAAGAGTTACTTTTTAACTCACTAAACTGGGTTAAATTAACACtacatagtttaaaaaataataactaatacaataattaaaatgacagaataattaattccaagaaaaatacattttcaaaaacagcatttattttaaGGAATTTTTTGAATcagaatgtgttaaaatgacACTTTGAGAGTGGAAATCAACTCTGACATGTTTAACCCTGAAATTTCAACActccagtttttgctgtgtagcAGACTTTATATAGATTTTGTTTTATAAAGAGTTCAAATCAAATTCTTTTAAATTTCACAGCATACAATCAtatacatatttgtattttactaTGATGGATTATCTAGTGTTGCTGTCTGGGAAAGTGatttacattaaatacaaaaaatacacggATGcaagttaaccctttgatgcacaacatgggtctaaagtgacccgactgagtttttaattttctatatcttcacaataaattaatttcatcattcagtattccaggttttcctcaatcaatttgtttttcatcatcaaacatcctaattttttgtttttcatttcttactttttgaataaaaaccctttttgtatcactacgcttctaatgcacaacatgggtcaaaaatgtcattatgggggtattgtgtgtaaaattttaaggaaaaattaatttaatcaattttggaatcaggctgaaacataaaaaaatttggaaaaagtgaagctctgTTAATACCTtcaagatacactgtatgtgtgacaaaatgatacataaacacgttaaatatattaaataaagtgtatagatagtatatagtatagagtgtggaaagtaactgtttgaaacaaatattatataaaactattattatagtattaagtaatttaattttaatacaaatttggataaatgagtcatttttgacccatgttatattttagaagtgttgtccatatgttgtgcatcaaagggttaaaacaatcCACCACATTATGCTGTGggcaacaccaccaccacctggaGGAAAAGGGAAGGGCAGACTAGGTAGGgacagattaaaaaataatgtagtgTTTGGGTTcatattttaacacattttctcaTCCAGTCGGGATTATTCGCTAGATCACTGAAGAAATCTTATCGTCAGGAGGCGAGAGCAGTAGGAGTCGGTGGGGAGAGTACACAGCACACCACTGAAATCAGTCCTGGCATTAACAATTAGTATtagtttcaataaaaacatgtaaagaaaaacaaaactgaccTCTTAATTTAAAAGTGCAGTATTTTTGGGGGTTCTA encodes:
- the LOC131972188 gene encoding transcription factor-like 5 protein, which codes for MSSFPSAHKTLHVSPSSRDHTCDPVGLILSQGRCLTHDHGQILGPEFGLMEMSEVEYTHLQHFIQAHMEANVTPPDARSHPAMGMVKDPTGSTVMSPLMVSQAIDLSVSTDEHCQVMQGEKTPASFGEVPGFVLARIRGEDSPIEPCTNTSTSSQNRSRSAARVCLEKRFNTMCADIPKQQDNNSAVPGNFLITVQQSAGTQEAFLHPQMHKWIKTDRTNPFEVSSQFVGDGINTVLNMCEQVTGHIPYMVEPKRPQGLIIPKRLSFNFRPEVIVPTAQYTNGSNSTEEQQLVNRTENGVAAPVALRKHSSTHTLHPNKAASAAPDSAGESGNRNRKRARTQMTIFQRREKHNSKERERRKKIRLYCDELNMLVPFCELETDKVTTLQWTTAFLRYINETYGDTFREEFQKAFDDGKGHFLKSSLSSGQEPIHRDMSDTQIIPLAVEQ